Proteins from a genomic interval of Amycolatopsis sp. cg13:
- a CDS encoding ABC transporter permease gives MTAPATGRVVGRFHGAWLRVEGYWTWYRRHWLSTLYSTGLQPVLFLAAMGLGFGSQVKAGPATGGVSYLAYVAPALLVAGAAQQGVSESSYPVLSGFKWQKDYLAVTATPVSPGQVLGGHQIWTILRLALSGAVYALVAWLFGAWDNAGALLVILVGVLTGLACGSLIAALAAWTFDEGQRFGLIFRFVVIPMTLFSGTFFPITQLPPYLRWLAWISPLWHGTELSRAVTLGGRELLPMLGHLAYLAVLVAIGWAIAHRGFYRRLVA, from the coding sequence ATGACCGCTCCCGCCACCGGCCGCGTCGTCGGCCGGTTCCACGGCGCCTGGCTGCGCGTCGAGGGCTACTGGACCTGGTACCGCAGACATTGGCTCAGCACGCTCTACTCCACCGGCCTGCAACCGGTGCTGTTCCTCGCCGCGATGGGGCTCGGCTTCGGCTCGCAGGTCAAGGCCGGTCCGGCGACCGGCGGAGTCTCGTACCTCGCCTACGTCGCCCCGGCGCTGCTCGTCGCCGGTGCGGCGCAGCAGGGCGTCAGCGAGTCGAGTTATCCGGTGCTCAGCGGATTCAAATGGCAGAAGGACTATCTGGCGGTCACCGCGACACCGGTGTCGCCAGGCCAGGTTCTCGGCGGGCATCAGATCTGGACCATTCTGCGGCTCGCCCTTTCCGGCGCGGTCTACGCGCTCGTCGCGTGGCTGTTCGGCGCGTGGGACAACGCGGGGGCGCTGCTGGTGATCCTCGTCGGCGTCCTCACCGGGCTCGCCTGCGGATCGCTGATCGCCGCGCTGGCGGCGTGGACCTTCGACGAGGGACAGCGGTTCGGGCTGATCTTCCGGTTCGTGGTCATCCCGATGACCTTGTTCTCCGGCACGTTCTTCCCGATCACCCAGTTGCCGCCGTACCTGCGCTGGCTCGCCTGGATTTCCCCGCTGTGGCACGGAACCGAGCTGTCCCGCGCCGTCACGCTCGGCGGGCGCGAGCTGCTCCCGATGCTCGGGCACCTCGCGTATCTGGCGGTGCTGGTCGCGATCGGCTGGGCGATCGCGCACCGCGGCTTCTACCGACGGCTGGTGGCGTGA
- a CDS encoding ABC transporter permease has protein sequence MTNLQNAPILPQRRGILLRVLPSGMYSGRATALIERALTVYGRSWGILVSGALEPLFYLLAFQVGFGKLVTTVPGPDGQPMSYVAFVAPALLASSAMNGAVFECTYNLFFKLRYAKTYDAMLATPVGPLDVALGEIAWAVMRGGLYSVAFLAVAGVMGLLTSWWALLLLPAALLVSFAFAAISITLVSFLKSTSQFDYIQLVLMPMFLFSTTFFPITVYPEALQWLVRCFPLYHGVELMRGLSTGIFSWSMLGNLAYLLVLAAIGIWGATRRIAKLLLT, from the coding sequence ATGACCAACCTGCAAAACGCCCCGATTCTCCCGCAGCGGCGCGGAATTCTGCTCCGCGTCCTGCCCTCGGGCATGTACAGCGGCCGCGCGACCGCGCTGATCGAACGCGCGCTCACCGTCTACGGACGGTCGTGGGGGATCCTCGTGTCCGGCGCGCTCGAGCCGTTGTTCTATCTGCTCGCGTTCCAGGTCGGTTTCGGCAAGCTGGTCACCACCGTGCCCGGGCCGGACGGGCAGCCGATGAGTTACGTCGCGTTCGTCGCGCCCGCGCTGCTGGCGTCGTCGGCGATGAACGGCGCGGTCTTCGAGTGCACGTACAACCTGTTCTTCAAACTGCGCTACGCCAAGACATACGACGCGATGCTGGCCACCCCAGTCGGCCCGCTCGACGTCGCGCTCGGCGAAATCGCGTGGGCGGTGATGCGCGGCGGGCTCTATTCGGTCGCGTTCCTGGCAGTCGCCGGAGTGATGGGGCTGCTCACGTCGTGGTGGGCGCTGCTGCTCCTGCCCGCCGCGCTGCTCGTGTCGTTCGCGTTCGCGGCCATCAGCATCACGCTGGTCAGTTTCCTGAAGTCGACGTCCCAGTTCGACTACATCCAGCTCGTCCTGATGCCGATGTTCCTGTTCTCCACCACGTTCTTCCCGATCACGGTCTACCCGGAGGCGCTGCAGTGGCTGGTCCGCTGCTTCCCGCTGTACCACGGGGTCGAGCTGATGCGCGGGCTTTCCACCGGCATCTTCTCCTGGAGCATGCTCGGCAACCTGGCGTATCTGCTGGTGCTCGCCGCGATCGGGATCTGGGGCGCGACAAGGAGGATCGCGAAACTGCTGCTGACCTAA
- a CDS encoding S8 family serine peptidase yields MSVLARPLRAAVCSLLVLAGCAAVSPQAVASPGCVPGGRAVRYVVAFDRGTPESSARQQASAACGQVAGYYPQISVAVVTSSDRAFADRLGPERTFSAQATRTAAEQPGTAAQPARAALPLSDPARVPSADLSAQQWDMDLIGAPAAHQVTGGSRSVVVGVLDSGVDPKHPDLAAAMDPDDSAGCLTGVPDPSPAAWQPTTSAHGTHVAGIIAAADDGKGITGVAPGVRIASVKVIDDRGYADPEAAVCGIMWSAARHLPIANSSWFVNPWSLSCVRGNDRGVVHEVLARAVEYATSQGTLNVAAATNEAVGLTPSAHSGSPSAAGKCEALPAGLRDVVTASAISQDRVKSGYSSYGLGVVDVTAPGGDDDRCVVSTVPGGYAPMCGTSMAAPHVAGVLALLKSVHPTWSAAELRRALDSRATPMPCPDNYDLTGDGVQDAYCSGYDGYNGFYGHGLVDARSAVAPAPVGGPSPAR; encoded by the coding sequence GTGTCTGTGCTGGCGCGGCCGCTGCGGGCGGCCGTGTGCTCCCTCCTGGTCCTCGCCGGATGCGCCGCGGTCTCTCCGCAGGCCGTCGCGAGTCCCGGATGCGTTCCCGGCGGGCGGGCGGTGCGCTACGTCGTCGCGTTCGACCGGGGAACCCCGGAATCTTCCGCCCGCCAGCAGGCGAGCGCGGCCTGCGGGCAGGTCGCCGGCTACTACCCGCAGATTTCCGTGGCGGTCGTCACGTCATCCGATCGGGCGTTCGCGGACCGCCTCGGCCCGGAGCGGACGTTCAGCGCGCAAGCCACCCGGACGGCCGCCGAACAGCCGGGCACCGCCGCGCAGCCCGCGCGCGCCGCGCTCCCGCTCAGCGACCCGGCGCGAGTTCCTTCCGCGGACCTGTCCGCGCAGCAGTGGGACATGGACTTGATCGGCGCTCCGGCCGCGCACCAGGTGACCGGCGGCAGCCGCTCGGTGGTCGTCGGCGTTCTGGACTCCGGTGTCGACCCGAAGCACCCCGACCTCGCCGCCGCGATGGACCCGGACGATTCGGCGGGCTGTCTCACCGGCGTCCCGGACCCGAGCCCGGCCGCGTGGCAGCCGACGACCTCCGCGCACGGCACGCACGTCGCGGGCATCATCGCTGCGGCCGACGACGGCAAAGGCATCACGGGAGTCGCGCCGGGCGTGCGAATCGCGTCGGTGAAGGTCATCGACGACCGCGGTTACGCCGATCCCGAGGCGGCGGTCTGCGGGATCATGTGGTCGGCGGCGCGGCATCTGCCGATCGCCAACAGCAGCTGGTTCGTGAACCCGTGGTCCCTGTCGTGCGTGCGCGGCAACGACCGCGGCGTGGTGCACGAGGTGCTGGCGCGAGCTGTCGAATACGCGACTTCGCAGGGCACTTTGAACGTCGCCGCCGCGACCAACGAGGCGGTCGGCCTCACCCCGTCGGCCCATTCGGGTTCGCCTTCGGCCGCAGGGAAGTGCGAGGCGTTGCCGGCCGGGCTGCGGGACGTGGTGACGGCGTCGGCGATCAGCCAGGACCGGGTGAAGTCGGGCTACAGCTCGTACGGGCTCGGTGTGGTCGATGTCACTGCCCCGGGCGGGGACGACGACCGGTGCGTGGTTTCGACCGTCCCTGGCGGGTACGCGCCGATGTGCGGGACGTCGATGGCCGCGCCGCACGTCGCCGGAGTGCTGGCGTTGCTCAAGTCGGTGCATCCCACGTGGTCGGCCGCGGAACTGCGCCGCGCGCTCGACTCCCGCGCGACGCCGATGCCGTGCCCGGACAACTACGACCTGACCGGCGACGGCGTCCAGGACGCCTACTGCTCCGGTTACGACGGATACAACGGCTTCTACGGCCACGGTCTCGTCGACGCCCGCTCCGCGGTCGCTCCCGCGCCGGTCGGCGGGCCCAGCCCGGCCCGCTGA
- a CDS encoding translation initiation factor IF-2 N-terminal domain-containing protein — MSNADTPADQTGGNTVAPTTSRLGELPPRIRVHALAKLLGLSSRDLLGKLAELGESPRSAQSSVTKEVAHRVAVILDAETATESGGSAQDASGAAEQSATAEAAQDATAAAVAGSDAEQAASTAGSAPEAAAGTEAVEQSGGQATAGAQDGEAAPEASAAKDVAASSAAQDVASTDAAAESAPAQGTGSSPETAADQGTGSWSARPFSAGTAAAETGQEAEQESAQESEKPARSRTRRARRAVAPAIPAEQQETEQATPARGPVHVPVFAAPSPVFLPPEPAQQSRTKPEPVFGVGEAPAQTERPERPGRAERAADTAEEETTDEARDERSDEDGDDASGRRRRRRGRRGRGRGKGGDEAQSENEDETSEGQHDQQAKDSKDGKDSKDKTEKPDEAGEAEAESDDDAESDSGSKRRRRRRRRKGGDEDGAEAAGGDDPPNTVTHVRQAKAAETERPARDEVRSVRGSTRLEAKRQRRRDGREAGRRRAPILSEAEFLARRESVERTMVVSEKGDSTQIAVLEDGVLVEHFLTSSGTGSIVGNVYLGRVQNVLPSMEAAFIDIGRGRNAVLYAGEVDWDSAGLEGKARKIEQALSTGDSVLVQVTKDPVGHKGARLTTQISLPGRFLVYVPAGGATGISRKLPENERRRLKDILKRIVPEDAGVIIRTASEGIGEEELGRDVDRLKAQWDVIKEKAAAASGKKGNAPTMLYEEPDLLVKVVRDLFTEDFAKLEVQGSRPWDTINDYVQHVAPDLADRLKRYTGTGDAFADHRIDEQITKALDRKVWLPSGGYLVIDRTEAMTVIDVNTGKFTGSGGNLEETVTRNNLESAEEIVRQLRLRDIGGIIVIDFIDMVLESNRELVLRRLTECLGRDRTRHQVAEVTSLGLVQMTRKKIGTGLLEAFSTPCEHCKGRGVVVSTEPQRTAGGGNGNGHNGNNGHSHGGDTKSSRRSRGRGKGEEQQHHEPKAEQAAPAPTPVQRESVVSAVQAMANASKAKHEHHGPEGSADTAEAKAHEPVKPSEQDTATEKAEDKTEAPAAVQQPEPAAAQAAPEAEPQQPEAAEADAGEEPEVDVPAPAVRSTRRRPRRAASRPAGPPVKASDQS; from the coding sequence ATGTCGAACGCGGACACACCCGCCGATCAGACCGGCGGGAATACCGTCGCACCCACGACCAGCAGGCTGGGCGAGCTGCCGCCGCGCATCCGCGTGCACGCGCTGGCCAAGCTGCTCGGCCTGAGCAGCCGCGACCTGCTCGGCAAGCTCGCCGAGCTGGGGGAGAGCCCCCGCAGCGCCCAGTCGAGCGTGACCAAGGAGGTCGCGCACCGCGTGGCGGTGATCCTCGACGCGGAGACCGCCACCGAGTCCGGCGGCTCCGCCCAGGACGCATCCGGCGCGGCCGAGCAGAGCGCGACCGCCGAGGCCGCCCAGGACGCCACCGCCGCGGCCGTCGCCGGAAGCGACGCCGAGCAGGCCGCGAGCACCGCCGGGTCCGCCCCGGAGGCCGCTGCCGGAACCGAAGCCGTCGAGCAGTCCGGCGGCCAGGCGACCGCCGGAGCCCAGGACGGCGAGGCCGCCCCCGAAGCCTCCGCCGCGAAGGACGTCGCCGCCTCGTCCGCCGCGCAGGACGTCGCCTCCACGGACGCCGCTGCGGAGTCCGCCCCGGCGCAGGGCACTGGCTCTTCCCCGGAAACCGCCGCGGACCAGGGAACCGGTAGCTGGTCGGCCCGCCCGTTCTCCGCCGGGACCGCCGCCGCGGAAACCGGCCAGGAAGCCGAGCAGGAGTCCGCTCAGGAGAGCGAGAAGCCCGCCCGCAGCCGCACCCGTCGCGCCCGCCGGGCCGTCGCGCCCGCGATCCCGGCCGAGCAGCAGGAAACCGAGCAGGCCACCCCGGCCCGCGGCCCCGTGCACGTGCCGGTCTTCGCCGCGCCGTCGCCGGTCTTCCTGCCGCCGGAGCCCGCGCAGCAGTCGCGCACCAAGCCCGAGCCGGTGTTCGGCGTCGGCGAGGCGCCCGCGCAGACCGAGCGTCCGGAGCGTCCCGGACGGGCCGAGCGCGCCGCCGACACCGCTGAAGAAGAAACCACCGACGAGGCCCGCGACGAGCGTTCCGACGAGGACGGCGACGACGCGAGCGGCCGTCGTCGGCGCCGTCGCGGCCGTCGTGGCCGCGGCCGGGGCAAGGGCGGCGACGAGGCCCAGTCCGAGAACGAGGACGAAACCTCCGAGGGCCAGCACGACCAGCAGGCCAAGGACAGCAAGGACGGCAAAGACAGCAAGGACAAGACCGAGAAGCCGGACGAGGCGGGCGAAGCCGAAGCGGAGTCCGACGACGACGCCGAGTCCGACAGCGGCAGCAAGCGCCGCCGCCGTCGCCGCCGTCGCAAGGGCGGGGACGAGGACGGGGCCGAGGCCGCCGGCGGAGACGACCCGCCGAACACCGTCACGCACGTCCGCCAGGCCAAGGCCGCCGAGACCGAGCGCCCGGCGCGCGACGAGGTGCGCAGCGTCCGCGGCTCCACGCGGCTGGAGGCCAAGCGCCAGCGCCGCCGCGACGGCCGCGAGGCGGGCCGCCGCCGCGCCCCGATCCTGTCCGAGGCCGAGTTCCTGGCCCGCCGCGAATCGGTCGAGCGCACCATGGTCGTCTCCGAGAAGGGAGACTCCACGCAGATCGCCGTGCTCGAGGACGGCGTGCTGGTCGAGCACTTCCTGACGTCGTCGGGCACCGGCTCGATCGTCGGCAACGTCTACCTCGGCCGCGTCCAGAACGTGCTGCCCAGCATGGAGGCCGCGTTCATCGACATCGGCCGCGGCCGCAACGCCGTGCTCTACGCCGGCGAGGTCGACTGGGATTCGGCCGGGCTGGAGGGCAAGGCGCGCAAGATCGAGCAGGCGCTGTCCACCGGCGACAGCGTCCTGGTGCAGGTCACCAAGGACCCGGTCGGGCACAAGGGCGCCCGGCTGACCACGCAGATCTCGCTCCCCGGGCGCTTCCTCGTCTACGTCCCGGCGGGCGGGGCCACCGGCATCTCCCGCAAGCTGCCGGAGAACGAGCGCCGCAGGCTCAAGGACATCCTCAAGCGGATCGTCCCGGAGGACGCGGGCGTCATCATCCGCACCGCGTCGGAGGGCATCGGCGAGGAGGAGCTGGGCCGCGACGTCGACCGCCTCAAGGCGCAGTGGGACGTCATCAAGGAGAAGGCCGCCGCCGCTTCCGGCAAAAAGGGCAACGCGCCGACCATGCTCTACGAAGAGCCGGACCTGCTGGTCAAGGTCGTGCGCGACCTCTTCACCGAGGACTTCGCCAAGCTGGAGGTCCAGGGCAGCAGGCCGTGGGACACCATCAACGACTACGTGCAGCACGTCGCGCCCGACCTCGCCGACCGCCTCAAGCGCTACACCGGCACCGGCGACGCGTTCGCCGACCACCGGATCGACGAGCAGATCACGAAGGCGCTCGACCGCAAGGTCTGGCTGCCCTCGGGCGGCTACCTGGTCATCGACCGCACCGAGGCGATGACCGTCATCGACGTCAACACCGGCAAGTTCACCGGCTCGGGCGGCAACCTCGAGGAGACGGTGACCCGCAACAACCTGGAGTCGGCGGAGGAGATCGTCCGCCAGCTGCGGCTGCGGGACATCGGCGGCATCATCGTCATCGACTTCATCGACATGGTGCTCGAGTCCAACCGCGAGCTGGTGCTGCGCAGGCTCACCGAATGCCTCGGCCGCGACCGCACGCGCCACCAGGTGGCCGAGGTCACGTCGCTGGGCCTCGTGCAGATGACGCGCAAGAAGATCGGCACCGGGCTGCTCGAGGCGTTCTCCACGCCGTGCGAGCACTGCAAGGGCCGCGGCGTCGTCGTGTCCACCGAACCGCAGCGCACCGCGGGCGGCGGCAACGGGAACGGGCACAACGGCAACAACGGCCACAGCCACGGCGGCGACACCAAGAGCTCCCGGCGCTCCCGCGGCCGCGGCAAGGGCGAGGAGCAGCAGCACCACGAGCCCAAGGCCGAGCAGGCCGCCCCGGCTCCGACGCCGGTGCAGCGCGAGTCCGTGGTGTCGGCGGTGCAGGCCATGGCCAACGCGTCCAAGGCGAAGCACGAGCACCACGGTCCGGAAGGCTCGGCGGACACTGCGGAGGCGAAGGCCCACGAGCCGGTCAAGCCGTCCGAGCAGGACACCGCGACCGAGAAGGCCGAGGACAAGACGGAGGCCCCGGCCGCCGTCCAGCAGCCGGAGCCCGCCGCCGCGCAGGCCGCGCCGGAGGCGGAACCCCAGCAGCCCGAGGCCGCCGAGGCGGACGCGGGAGAAGAACCCGAGGTCGACGTCCCGGCCCCGGCCGTGCGGAGCACCCGGCGCCGTCCGCGCCGCGCCGCTTCGCGTCCGGCGGGGCCGCCGGTGAAGGCTTCGGACCAGAGTTGA
- the rplU gene encoding 50S ribosomal protein L21, with translation MSAYAIVKTGGKQYKVAVGDVVEVEKLEGEPGTEHTFPAVLFVDGGEVTTDADALAKVSVTGKVVEQTKGPKIRIHKFKNKTGYHKRQGHRQKLTRVEVTGISK, from the coding sequence GTGTCGGCGTACGCGATCGTCAAGACCGGCGGCAAGCAGTACAAGGTTGCCGTTGGCGACGTCGTCGAGGTCGAGAAGCTCGAGGGCGAGCCGGGCACCGAGCACACCTTCCCCGCCGTGCTGTTCGTGGACGGTGGCGAGGTCACCACGGACGCCGACGCGTTGGCGAAGGTCTCGGTCACCGGCAAGGTCGTCGAGCAGACCAAGGGTCCGAAGATCCGGATCCACAAGTTCAAGAACAAGACCGGCTACCACAAGCGCCAGGGTCACCGGCAGAAGCTGACCCGCGTCGAGGTCACCGGCATCTCCAAGTAG
- the rpmA gene encoding 50S ribosomal protein L27 encodes MAHKKGASSSRNGRDSNAQRLGVKRFGGQEVNAGEILIRQRGTKFHPGVNVGRGGDDTLFALAAGAVEFGSKRGRKTVNIVPVEA; translated from the coding sequence ATGGCTCACAAGAAGGGTGCGTCCAGCTCCCGCAACGGTCGTGATTCGAACGCCCAGCGACTGGGTGTGAAGCGCTTCGGCGGCCAGGAGGTGAACGCGGGCGAGATCCTGATCCGCCAGCGGGGCACCAAGTTCCACCCCGGCGTGAACGTCGGCCGTGGCGGCGACGACACGCTGTTCGCGCTCGCCGCCGGTGCGGTCGAGTTCGGCTCGAAGCGCGGCCGCAAGACGGTCAACATCGTGCCAGTCGAAGCCTGA